In a genomic window of Myotis daubentonii chromosome X, mMyoDau2.1, whole genome shotgun sequence:
- the LOC132223863 gene encoding LOW QUALITY PROTEIN: zinc finger protein 18-like (The sequence of the model RefSeq protein was modified relative to this genomic sequence to represent the inferred CDS: inserted 1 base in 1 codon), producing the protein MSTGSHSLLCSYARLCEDLVPPGDNFIPEELHLEGVAGQMMPVELGQALVLLPPLAKAEDSLVSGPDAAPRGEPASPEAANQLFRQFRYQVMSEPQETLRQLRKLCFQWLQPEVHTKEQILELLMLEQFLTILPREIQMWVRKQCPGSGEEAVTLVESLKGDPQRLWQWISIQVLGQAILPEKEESAGCQMGEVESLLEVTPQELGLGNSPSGPGEPLSHMVKEESEVEQELVAASQLPAQPEERLIGDQDFGTSLLHTAPQEHWKHLDSIQKEQYWDLMLETYGKMVSGGISNSKPDLTNSTECGEEXAGLHLHVSEKIPRPTCRGDRQENDKENLNLENHRDQEPPDAPCRASEKVPAQASPSGLFTEEEPSRFGEENLPEAQESLPSEGVREQLSPQERKSGRQRGRQVPNPHPGELFVLCLEGKREASPKRQLRAPMAQKLPTCRECGKTFYRNSQLVFHQRIHTREKYFQCLTCRKAFWRSSDFMKHQRIHTGEKPCKCDYCGKGFSDFSRLSHHEKIHTGEKPYKCPICEKSFIQRSNFNRHQRVHTGEKPYKCSYCGKSFSWSSSLDKHQRTHLGKKPFQ; encoded by the exons ATGAGCACTGGGTCTCACTCCCTCTTGTGTTCGTATGCGAGGCTCTGTGAAGACCTGGTTCCCCCTGGAGACAACTTCATCCCAGAAGAACTTCACCTAGAAGGAGTGGCAGGCCAGATGATGCCTGTGGAGCTGGGGCAGGCCCTCGTCCTGCTGCCACCGCTGGCAAAGGCAGAGGACTCCCTGGTCTCTGGACCAGATGCTGCCCCTCGAGGGGAGCCCGCCAGCCCTGAGGCTGCAAACCAGCTTTTCAGGCAGTTTCGTTACCAGGTGATGTCTGAGCCCCAGGAAACCCTGAGACAACTTCGGAAGCTCTGTTTCCAGTGGCTGCAGCCAGAGGTTCACACCAAGGAGCAGATCCTGGAGCTCCTCATGTTGGAGCAGTTCCTGACCATTCTGCCCCGGGAGATTCAGATGTGGGTGCGGAAACAGTGTCCCGGCAGCGGGGAAGAGGCAGTGACCCTGGTGGAAAGCTTGAAGGGAGACCCCCAGAGGCTGTGGCAGTGGATCAGCATCCAGGTTCTAGGACAGGCCATCTTACCCGAGAAGGAGGAGTCTGCAGGCTGCCAAATGGGGGAAGTGGAGTCTCTTCTTGAAGTGACACCTCAGGAGCTGGGACTTGGGAATTCACCCTCTGGGCCAGGggagccactgagccacatggtgAAGGAGGAGTCTGAAGTGGAACAAGAGCTAGTGGCTGCTTCCCAGCTTCCTGCCCAGCCTGAGGAGAGGCTCATCGGAGATCAGGACTTCGGAACCTCACTTCTCCACACGGCACCTCAGGAGCACTGGAAGCACCTGGATTCCATTCAGAAGGAGCAATACTGGGATCTTATGCTGGAGACCTATGGGAAAATGGTCTCAGGAGGCATTTCCAATTCCAAGCCTGACCTTACTAATTCAACAGAGTGTggggagg ctgcaggactgcACCTGCATGTCAGTGAGAAGATCCCAAGACCCACCTGCAGAGGAGATAGACAGGAGAATGACAAGGAGAACC taaacttggaAAATCACAGGGACCAGGAGCCTCCAGATGCCCCCTGTCGCGCCTCAGAAAAGGTGCCTGCTCAGGCTTCCCCGAGTGGCCTCTTCACTGAAGAGGAGCCGAGTCGCTTTGGAGAAGAGAATCTCCCTGAGGCTCAGGAAAGCCTTCCAAGCGAGGGGGTAAGGGAACAGCTCTCTCCTCAAGAAAGGAAATCTGGGAGGCAGCGAGGCCGTCAAGTGCCTAATCCTCATCCAGGGGAACTGTTCGTGCTGTGTcttgaggggaagagagaggcctCACCTAAAAGGCAGCTGAGAGCCCCCATGGCCCAGAAACTGCCCAcctgcagggagtgtgggaaaacCTTCTACAGGAACTCTCAGCTTGTTTTTCACCAAAGAATTCACACCAGAGAGAAATACTTCCAGTGCCTCACCTGCAGAAAAGCCTTCTGGCGGAGTTCAGACTTCATGAAACATCAGCGAATTCACACGGGAGAGAAGCCCTGTAAATGTGACTACTGTGGGAAAGGCTTCAGTGACTTCTCCAGATTGAGCCACCACGAGAAaattcacacaggagagaaaccctacaAGTGTCCCATCTGCGAGAAGAGCTTTATTCAAAGATCAAACTTTAATAGGCATCAGAGggttcacacaggagagaaaccttacAAGTGTTCCTACTGCGGGAAAAGTTTCAGTTGGAGTTCCAGCCTTGATAAACATCAAAGGACCCACTTAGGAAAGAAGCCCTTTCAGTAG